CACCTTCATTAAGGGCCGAACGCACATCCTGTGGATCGGTTGAAAGAAATAGGTGACATCCAAAGGCCGTTACATAGCGGTATGGGTCTTCACCACCGCAAAACGCCGCGCGGATAATGGGCAGGTTGTAGTGCTGAATGGAATTAAACACCCGCAGGCCCGTATCGGCGCTGTTGCGGCTCAGTAAAATCACCTCTACTGCGTGATCTTTCAGGCTGTCGTTTAAGCGCAGTAGCTTTTCAACCAGGGGGAAGGCCTCCCCTTTTGGCAAAATTTCCTCTTCGTGTTCAATTTGGTATTGGGCATAGGCGTCGAGCCCCTGCTCCATAAACACCTGATGGCTGTCGTTGAGGTTAAACAGGGCCCGGCTTGATATGGCAATTACCAGTTTTTTTTGATCTGGAATAAATACCTGGTTGGGCGCCAACGTAGACTTAGTGTCTTTCACGGTCACAGGCTCTCCTCGCGATGGGCTGGCATTAATAACAATGCCCCTTGGGTAGTGCCCGCTGCTAGTGCAGAGTGGGCTTTAGACGCATCATTTAGCGGGTAGCGCTCATGAATATTGACTGAGATCCAGCCCTGGGAAAGTGCATGAGTGAGCTTTTCCCAAAGCCCTTGCAGCGCTTGTTTGGTTTGGGTGTAGTCGGCAAGTGTCGGCCGGGTGATAAACAAAGAGCCGTGTGCGGCAAGCTCAAGTGGACTAAAGGCCGGGGCGGGCCCGGAGGCATTTCCGAAGCTCACCATCAGCCCGCGCCGCCTTAACAACTTCAAGGAATGGTGAAAAGTATCTTTGCCGACGCCATCAAATACAGTGTGCACCCCGCCGCTGATGGCCTGCGCGGCTTCCACAAAGCCCTCATCGCGGTAGCACAGCACCGCATCACACCCCAGCGCCTGCGCAGCTGTGCGCTTTTCTTCGCGGCCGATAGTGCCAATAACCTGCAAACCCAGCGCTTTTGCCCAGCAACATAGCAGTTGGCCAACGCCGCCGGCGGCCGCGTGTACCAACACCCAA
This genomic stretch from Simiduia sp. 21SJ11W-1 harbors:
- a CDS encoding quinone oxidoreductase, which produces MQNRRIQFEKNGSHEVLQLVSSPLPTPTRGQVRVRHHAIGVNFIDTYHRSGLYPVPLPSGLGLEAAGVVDAVGEGAGAWQVGDRVCYCSGPLGAYSDYHCVDAERLLSLPDHISYDTAAASLLKGLTAAYLLYETAQLKPGDWVLVHAAAGGVGQLLCCWAKALGLQVIGTIGREEKRTAAQALGCDAVLCYRDEGFVEAAQAISGGVHTVFDGVGKDTFHHSLKLLRRRGLMVSFGNASGPAPAFSPLELAAHGSLFITRPTLADYTQTKQALQGLWEKLTHALSQGWISVNIHERYPLNDASKAHSALAAGTTQGALLLMPAHREESL